In the genome of Streptomyces fagopyri, the window GCACAGGTCCTGGGGGTTCGGCTCGGCGGACCGGTGGGGACTCGACCAGCGAACCGGCATCATCACCTGGACGTTCCCCGACAGGACTGCCGGCGCGCCTGCGCGGATCCTCGGCAGCCACAGCCCGTCGTCGGAATCCTGGCTGCGGGCTTGGGCCGACGTGAGCGTCCCGCCCGGGACGAGTCGCGACGCGCGCACCGTTCGCGACGGGGCCCTGGCCAATGGCCACCCCGCTCTCGCGGAGCCGAAGGCCGAGGCCGACGA includes:
- a CDS encoding DUF6882 domain-containing protein; the encoded protein is MIDQPAGAHRSWGFGSADRWGLDQRTGIITWTFPDRTAGAPARILGSHSPSSESWLRAWADVSVPPGTSRDARTVRDGALANGHPALAEPKAEADEQKAAALAALAVRSDGLLSRAR